In a genomic window of Drosophila takahashii strain IR98-3 E-12201 chromosome 3L, DtakHiC1v2, whole genome shotgun sequence:
- the LOC108054135 gene encoding microtubule-associated protein futsch isoform X3 — protein MLNSRRSASVGALPAEKRHFVSRQESASGASLDVRCACQYFMCESLLPERVNPVDSRPGSRLSGHAEEQYPPGHLNLMRDDLSTHSFEVVSHADVAPSVDLSFMERYPELEQTARSRGLVVRSISDATEPENPHQGGIGAAFVAGRRRQLSVGGLSSGSMGRFPDTLSMRSGPSLRRISAGNSKTDLYCADINIPSGAPAGGRRSASTSRRASNADLFQASIVPGSLQPPQLNLIPATATPGLMDAPPLFPSHQSSPAPSQQQDFRIAKRPLSTDYMRPSEANKENQLPGDMLPQNRPIDVSRFGGDAVRPSFLVESDFQQLQSPYQPTVTPIDPIDPLAETVAELEQIAQEHSIVRIRDNIQAETRRPPSIGGDLGAVPPQVGELTKIEIIHDIPVVDIDQLVREEEEKAAEHRSRSPRPSPRRPKSPPVMATLQLPSSRTTSPSPAEPSVATAGQQILKRQHTPERQLSPMSLPPTAISLQDASPEVKSSYTSRFKSMFTPKEPRQRSPSPAPQRSRTPSPKLQRQEKSPSPVKLLSVFSRSKPQAMSVVTTSSAGVKGKEAEPLAVRVTETFSLKVDDMDQYCARPAKPPAPPPSAQTMYSSREDFAASERVSVDISEAFAPVVVSAVPRGGSVSVSLSGGSFMAGNRNLYSSEIDGHRDSASRDISLGGSRPLISVPIQLPGRGLPHRAPSEQRGFGVQRKTSFREPRTQSHDRNSHLGRSQEQLFGTSRMTKTVSFHFDERKSRLADFESDSSPLNQKQLEHRDFLERTYFTRDHEYEPVGVTPAHESSPALGPPSELQLPMEIDAPLSSAGTTPRTESRTDYEIHTSQVDSSALEELPLQPENRRKGFMASAQDRTKKMQDGIREQAGKLRTRLQTKPKPKPISGSPKAKAKERRRFKAPEFSKIKMPEIKRPDMSKLKDLKRPEFTKFNKPDMSKFKLPEKLSTLKLRRSKSFKENEGEVLSDETPEGTGATASPTQTQPTPKKKFEFNFGTYPRAFRKKKPVEEPIPVATESSLGTEGLSVIPSTETQPSQTSTSSPQGDRGPGPVRSRWADKFSDVSYNDSEGSRYRRYGSELESFDRESSLERRMKEDLEGTEDTASEAQPPAEMGILGVVADSKQFAEFDEENRAIHEISSKRSREFKRRPMVHQDSDLRSEDSRDAEGWTEKDIQKNKLLRKAELEAEAGFYKFHDLQDAQSTASSGKKVVMEPIDDDEFFLRKRGISEDNIQLRQYISEAIREGYDMPNALKHVGYSAEQVPAEYGDYDVPPAKPRRLHRNYQPDFDSQEFQRSDYGDDLSMSQNGSEFTPKRPLRKARSRSKYSIEGSQDIIPQDGGSSIQYFDDDEEYLRPPVRDQPVTESEQALNNLDFGGKAAAMIQEEMERERELEEQQERQKPRPQAPRRQKKRTRDDASVDKDADSFINGFGGRSVSNTFLQPHEDVIVYRTEHEYRHIPLATPDRFTDATSARTQRSEDDRTSRGADSMILDGHTKFRPEGDDNEDVGPRTKSDEKFVIDMLESDGYAVVRKEPLPKPTPPARRKKFTRSPGERFATLPSIRGSRGSPPPARPPPPQQYVPTEDSPLVPRRRSAASLDEIPLMIKSNYEKEQPQEEDDYEEPGALERSNLQSGAVINKMKFRPLPPPPRPPREKRSTRAGSQTLDSYEDSEQVASSSQADSYDQGEFEVEVSTQTDPLPDDFVCEEFEITEDMKIIEPRRSNGSGNKTLEDLLRSVEAAQQQVDEVDGGRVLSEDEQLAKGLQRFRDANQRSMSERSRASSQADRSKSLSRPQTPSSAVIIERRVPTPSLIAGEDLDSATVQASLIVRPISAADLIDDDLRREEEELRREGLLSDSSVQSKSDVEDDEHGEVALSDYAASSADLDAAVERLQQAQLESDFESRLEDDEVERTLRDSEYEEEKYSEQEEEQEIEQLEKELTEQELEEALEKELQEAMEKELSDYRQKEKDQEQEQTFSEEELAASEIDYHQSEEEQATSEVDYHASEEEQPLSEEEHTEILAVEEPMEKSTASQPTEAEVELKFVATLPTEPEEEALEEAPLPPPRRKSTTALEPIASSVLTIAEQSSREVTPVQTVQSPPEAQFPSRLAELEVERLRVHALQAGQIQVSQLHGAQIKADELECKSGQLVVQNIELPPGFIDDIVERVREQRPCLLTTETQTSRQASSEPASSEKEQPVKPPRHSKTTEQSPPLANLDEQTQTEAGLLPLPPPPAAYPSVEYLQSLAPLAFYNLQRSAEAEQAEALQPSDRKAPHKCRRRHVQEHIEPESGSELEEQLVERPRSRSRRSRTRSATQPLEEDYDEDQPKTVVQAGRQFISACSLELVNIINQLTHYVRGEAVEPQQAPRNVSALMVLFILITFGVLVFLLTGRQVHTHHWDYFNPPGNEHGRQT, from the exons ATGTTGAACTCCCGACGATCCGCCTCTGTGGGCGCCCTGCCCGCCGAGAAGCGTCACTTTGTGTCCCGCCAGGAGAGCGCCAGCGGAGCCTCCCTGGACGTCCGCTGCGCCTGCCAGTACTTCATGTGCGAATCCCTGCTGCCGGAGCGCGTGAATCCCGTGGACTCGCGTCCAGGTTCCCGGCTGAGTGGCCACGCCGAGGAGCAGTATCCACCTGGCCACCTCAATCTGATGCGGGATGATTTATCCACTCACAGCTTCGAGGTGGTGAGTCATGCGGATGTGGCCCCCTCGGTGGACCTGAGCTTCATGGAACGCTACCCGGAGCTGGAGCAGACCGCCCGCTCGCGGGGATTGGTGGTGCGCAGCATCTCGGATGCCACGGAACCGGAGAATCCCCACCAAGGAGGAATTGGAGCAGCCTTTGTGGCCGGACGCAGGCGCCAGTTGTCCGTGGGTGGCCTGTCCTCCGGCAGCATGGGCCGCTTTCCCGACACCCTCTCCATGCGCAGTGGCCCCTCGCTGCGCCGCATCTCGGCGGGAAACTCCAAGACGGATCTTTACTGTGCGGATATCAACATACCCAGTGGAGCACCCGCGGGAGGACGACGATCGGCTAGCACCAGCCGCAGGGCATCCAATGCGGATCTCTTCCAGGCCAGCATTGTGCCGGGATCGCTGCAGCCGCCGCAGTTGAACCTAATACCAGCCACAGCTACTCCGGGATTGATGGACGCACCGCCGCTCTTTCCCTCGCACCAATCCTCGCCAGCTCCGTCGCAGCAGCAGGATTTCCGCATTGCCAAGCGGCCACTTTCAACGGACTACATGCGTCCCAGCGAGGCCAACAAGGAGAACCAGCTGCCCGGCGACATGCTGCCCCAGAATCGACCCATCGATGTCTCCCGCTTTGGCGGCGATGCAGTGCGTCCCTCGTTCCTCGTGGAGTCCGATTTCCAGCAGCTGCAGAGTCCCTATCAGCCCACCGTCACGCCCATCGATCCCATTGATCCCCTGGCCGAGACAGTGGCGGAGTTGGAGCAAATCGCCCAGGAGCACAGCATCGTGCGGATCAGGGACAACATCCAGGCGGAGACCAGACGTCCACCCTCCATTGGTGGAGATCTCGGCGCAGTGCCACCGCAAGTGGGCGAACTGACCAAGATAGAGATCATCCACGACATACCAGTGGTGGATATCGATCAATTGGTgcgcgaggaggaggagaaggcaGCGGAGCACCGCAGCCGAAGCCCCAGACCTTCGCCCAGGAGGCCCAAGTCACCGCCCGTGATGGCTACTCTTCAGCTGCCCTCCAGTAGGACCACTAGTCCCTCGCCCGCGGAACCATCGGTGGCTACAGCTGGGCAGCAAATCCTGAAGCGCCAGCACACTCCGGAGAGGCAATTGTCGCCTATGTCGCTTCCTCCCACTGCCATCAGCCTGCAGGATGCCTCGCCGGAGGTCAAGAGTTCCTATACCTCGCGTTTCAAATCCATGTTTACCCCCAAGGAGCCGCGTCAGAGGTCACCATCTCCCGCTCCCCAGCGATCCCGCACACCCAGTCCCAAATTGCAGCGCCAGGAGAAGTCGCCGTCACCGGTGAAACTGCTATCCGTATTCTCGCGCAGCAAGCCGCAGGCCATGTCCGTGGTGACCACCTCCTCGGCGGGAGTCAAGGGCAAGGAGGCGGAACCCCTGGCGGTGCGAGTCACTGAGACCTTCTCCTTGAAGGTAGACGACATGGATCAGTACTGTGCCCGGCCAGCCAAGCCACCGGCTCCGCCGCCGAGTGCCCAGACCATGTACAGCAGTCGCGAGGACTTTGCCGCCTCCGAGAGGGTGTCGGTGGACATAAGCGAGGCCTTTGCACCCGTGGTGGTGTCCGCGGTGCCCCGGGGAGGAAGCGTGAGTGTGAGCCTGAGCGGAGGCAGCTTTATGGCCGGCAACAGGAACCTCTACTCCAGCGAGATCGACGGACACAGGGATTCCGCCAGCAGGGATATTTCCTTGGGCGGCAGTCGCCCGCTCATCTCGGTGCCCATTCAGTTACCCGGAAGGGGCCTGCCCCATCGCGCTCCCTCCGAGCAGCGGGGCTTTGGGGTTCAGCGGAAGACCTCGTTCCGGGAACCGCGCACCCAGTCGCACGACCGCAACTCCCATTTGGGCCGATCCCAGGAGCAGCTCTTCGGGACGAGCCGCATGACAAAGACGGTTAGTTTCCATTTTGACGAACGCAAATCGCGCCTCGCGGATTTCGAGTCCGACTCCTCGCCCCTGAACCAAAAGCAATTAGAACACAGAGACTTTCTCGAACGGACCTATTTCACTCG TGATCATGAATACGAGCCCGTGGGCGTGACGCCGGCGCACGAATCCTCGCCAGCACTTGGCCCCCCAAGCGAACTGCAGCTGCCCATGGAGATCGATGCCCCGCTCAGTTCGGCTGGCACCACGCCGCGCACCGAATCTCGCACCGACTACGAAATCCACACCAGCCAGGTGGACTCGAGCGCCCTGGAGGAGCTGCCGCTGCAGCCGGAGAACCGACGCAAGGGCTTCATGGCCTCGGCCCAGGATCGCACCAAGAAGATGCAGGATGGCATTCGTGAGCAGGCGGGAAAACTGCGAACCCGTCTTCAAACGaagccgaaaccgaaacccatTTCGGGAAGCCCGAAAGCAAAGGCCAAGGAGCGACGACGCTTCAAGGCTCCCGAGTTCTCCAAGATCAAGATGCCCGAGATCAAGCGACCCGACATGTCCAAGCTGAAGGATCTAAAGCGTCCCGAGTTCACCAAGTTTAACAAGCCGGACATGTCCAAGTTCAAGTTGCCGGAGAAGTTGTCCACCCTGAAACTGCGTCGCAGCAAGAGTTTCAAGGAGAACGAGGGTGAAGTGCTTTCGGATGAGACACCAGAAGGCACCGGAGCCACTGCATCACCCACTCAGACTCAGCCGACGCCCAAGAAGAAGTTCGAGTTCAACTTTGGCACCTATCCACGTGCCTTCCGGAAGAAGAAGCCCGTGGAGGAGCCAATTCCGGTGGCCACGGAGTCATCACTGGGCACAGAGGGTTTGAGTGTGATTCCCAGCACGGAGACGCAGCCATCGCAGACCTCGACCAGTTCTCCTCAGGGAGATCGCGGTCCCGGACCCGTTCGCTCCCGCTGGGCGGACAAGTTCTCGGATGTGAGCTACAACGACAGCGAGGGATCGCGGTATCGGCGGTATGGCAGCGAGCTGGAGAGCTTCGACCGGGAATCCTCGCTGGAGCGACGCATGAAGGAGGATCTCGAGGGCACCGAGGACACGGCCAGCGAGGCCCAGCCGCCAGCGGAGATGGGCATCCTGGGCGTGGTGGCCGATAGCAAACAGTTTGCCGAATTCGATGAGGAGAACCGCGCCATCCACGAGATCTCGAGCAAGAGATCGCGGGAGTTCAAGCGCCGGCCAATGGTGCATCAGGATTCGGATTTGCGCTCGGAGGATAGCCGAGATGCCGAGGGCTGGACGGAGAAGGATATACAGAAGAACAAGCTGCTCCGGAAGGCAGAATTGGAGGCGGAGGCGGGATTCTACAAGTTCCACGACCTGCAGGATGCCCAGTCCACCGCCAGCTCTGGCAAGAAGGTAGTCATGGAGCCCATCGATGACGACGAGTTCTTCCTGCGCAAGCGCGGCATCTCCGAGGACAACATCCAGTTGCGTCAGTACATCAGCGAGGCCATTCGCGAGGGCTACGACATGCCGAATGCCCTGAAGCATGTCGGTTATTCCGCCGAGCAGGTTCCGGCGGAATACGGCGACTACGATGTTCCGCCGGCCAAGCCACGTCGTCTGCATCGCAACTACCAGCCGGACTTTGACTCCCAGGAGTTCCAGCGCAGCGACTACGGCGACGATCTCTCGATGTCACAAAATGGCAGTGAATTCACTCCAAAGCGACCGCTGCGCAAGGCCCGCAGTCGCAGCAAATACTCGATTGAGGGCAGCCAGGATATCATCCCCCAGGATGGCGGCAGCAGCATTCAGTActtcgacgacgacgaggagtaCCTCCGACCTCCGGTCAGGGATCAACCGGTCACGGAGTCCGAGCAGGCACTCAACAACCTCGATTTCGGCGGCAAGGCAGCGGCGATGATTCAGGAGGAGATggagcgggagcgggagctggaggagcagcaggagcgaCAGAAGCCCCGTCCGCAGGCACCGAGGCGCCAGAAGAAACGCACAAGGGACGACGCATCCGTCGACAAGGATGCCGACTCCTTCATCAATGGCTTCGGTGGTAGATCAGTATCGAACACCTTTTTGCAGCCACACGAAGAT gtaattgttTATCGCACTGAACACGAATATCGTCACATACCGCTAGCCACGCCGGATAGATTTACGGACGCCACGTCGGCGCGCACGCAGCGCTCCGAGGACGACCGCACTTCACGCGGTGCCGACTCCATGATTCTGGACGGGCACACGAAGTTCCGGCCCGAGGGGGATGACAACGAGGATGTGGGGCCAAGGACAAAGAGCGACGAGAAATTCGTCATCGACATGCTGGAGAGCGATGG CTACGCGGTGGTCCGCAAGGAGCCGCTCCCGAAGCCCACGCCGCCGGCGCGCCGGAAGAAGTTCACCCGATCGCCGGGCGAGCGGTTCGCCACGTTGCCCAGCATCCGTGGCTCTCGGGGATCCCCGCCACCGGCaagaccaccaccaccacagcaGTACGTGCCCACGGAGGACTCGCCGCTGGTGCCGCGCCGCCGATCCGCGGCCAGTCTGGACGAGATTCCCCTGATGATCAAGTCGAA CTACGAGAAGGAGCAGCCCCAGGAGGAGGATGACTACGAGGAGCCGGGGGCCTTGGAACGCAGCAATCTGCAGTCGGGCGCGGTGATCAACAAGATGAAGTTCCgcccgctgccgccgccaccTCGTCCTCCGCGCGAGAAGCGATCCACGAGGGCCGGAAGCCAGACCCTGGACAGCTACGAGGACAGCGAGCAGGTGGCCAGCTCCAGCCAGGCGGATAGCTACGACCAGGGTGAGTTCGAGGTGGAGGTGTCCACCCAGACGGATCCCCTGCCCGATGACTTTGTGTGCGAGGAGTTCGAGATCACCGAGGACATGAAGATCATCGAGCCGCGACGCTCCAATGGTTCGGGCAACAAGACCCTGGAGGATCTCTTGCGCAGCGTGGAGGCAGCCCAGCAGCAGGTGGACGAGGTGGACGGCGGACGAGTTCTCTCCGAGGACGAGCAGCTGGCCAAGGGACTACAGAGATTCCGGGACGCCAACCAGCGCAGCATGTCGGAGCGATCTCGTGCCTCCTCGCAGGCGGATCGTTCCAAGTCGCTGAGTCGTCCGCAGACGCCTTCATCGGCGGTCATAATCGAGCGACGTGTGCCCACGCCCAGTCTAATTGCTGGCGAGGATCTGGATTCGGCGACAGTGCAGGCCTCGCTGATTGTGCGACCCATAAGTGCCGCCGATCTGATAGACGACGATCTGCGgcgcgaggaggaggaactgCGTCGCGAGGGCCTGCTCTCGGACAGCTCGGTGCAGAGTAAATCCGATGTGGAGGACGACGAGCACGGCGAGGTGGCCCTGAGTGACTATGCCGCCAGTTCGGCGGACTTGGATGCGGCGGTGGAGCGGCTGCAGCAGGCTCAGCTGGAGAGCGACTTCGAGAGCCGGCTGGAGGATGATGAGGTGGAGCGAACGCTCAGGGACAGTGAGTACGAGGAGGAGAAGTATTCGGAACAGGAAGAGGAGCAGGAGATAGAGCAACTGGAAAAGGAGCTCACTGAGCAGGAACTGGAGGAGGCTCTGGAAAAGGAGCTACAGGAAGCCATGGAGAAGGAGCTGTCTGATTACCGTCAGAAGGAGAAggatcaggagcaggagcagaccTTCTCCGAGGAGGAACTGGCTGCCTCCGAGATCGATTACCACCAATCTGAAGAGGAGCAGGCCACCTCCGAGGTGGATTACCATGCCTCTGAGGAAGAGCAGCCTCTTTCCGAGGAGGAGCACACCGAAATCCTGGCTGTTGAGGAGCCAATGGAGAAGTCCACTGCTAGCCAACCCACCGAGGCCGAAGTTGAGCTCAAATTTGTGGCCACTTTGCCCACCGAACCCGAGGAGGAGGCTCTGGAGGAGGCACCTCTGCCACCGCCACGCCGCAAATCCACCACCGCCCTGGAGCCCATTGCCTCCTCCGTTCTGACCATTGCCGAGCAGTCCAGCCGCGAAGTTACGCCCGTTCAAACGGTGCAATCCCCACCAGAAGCACAGTTCCCCAGTCGCCTGGCTGAATTGGAGGTGGAACGACTGCGAGTCCATGCCCTGCAGGCTGGCCAGATCCAAGTGTCCCAGCTCCATGGCGCTCAGATTAAAGCAGACGAACTGGAGTGCAAGTCTGGGCAATTGGTGGTGCAAAATATCGAACTGCCTCCCGGATTCATTGACGATATTGTGGAGCGGGTGCGGGAGCAGCGTCCCTGCCTGCTGACCACTGAAACCCAGACCAGCCGGCAGGCCAGTAGCGAACCCGCCTCCTCCGAGAAGGAGCAGCCGGTGAAGCCACCACGTCACAGCAAGACCACCGAGCAATCGCCACCGCTGGCCAATCTGGACGAGCAGACCCAGACGGAAGCGGGTCTGCTGCCACTGCCTCCACCGCCGGCGGCTTATCCCAGTGTGGAGTACCTCCAGTCCCTCGCTCCACTGGCCTTCTACAACCTCCAGCGCAGCGCCGAAGCGGAGCAAGCGGAGGCCCTTCAACCATCCGATCGAAAGGCACCGCACAAATGCCGCCGTCGTCATGTCCAGGAGCACATCGAACCCGAATCCGGTTCCGAGTTGGAGGAGCAGCTGGTGGAGCGACCCAGATCGCGATCACGTCGCTCCCGCACCCGCAGTGCCACCCAGCCGCTGGAGGAGGACTACGACGAGGATCAGCCCAAGACGGTCGTCCAGGCAGGCCGGCAGTTCATCTCCGCCTGCAGCCTGGAGCTGGTGAACATCATCAACCAGCTGACGCACTACGTCCGCGGCGAGGCGGTGGAGCCACAACAGGCGCCACGCAACGTGTCCGCTTTGATGGTTCTCTTCATCCTGATCACTTTCGGAGTGCTGGTATTCCTGCTAACCGGGCGACAGGTGCACACGCACCATTGGGACTACTTTAATCCGCCCGGAAACGAGCATGGCCGGCAGACGTGA